In Lacerta agilis isolate rLacAgi1 chromosome 1, rLacAgi1.pri, whole genome shotgun sequence, the following proteins share a genomic window:
- the ARL6IP6 gene encoding ADP-ribosylation factor-like protein 6-interacting protein 6, which produces MGSREPRSGAWLRKPKRSLSRTGRAGRRERDSEGVWLGRRSLPRSVPLRGHEQFNPLSERGSGGGRCEREDIQTEEGGVLDAFFRRGQFLGPTPFARQIHFRFGGSRVGGGEGTFQATLTGRRRGRFARENFESAVAMAVHYRNTEVRYGRAGPSGTPWPPERGEVARNLQAELEEEEEGGGGGKGELLGGLGRSSVSRATLAPLPDGAARRWPSRAFSVLCCLLAVSLLAFLLAIACLVLRDLRSEKGKTDENIETSILGFWSLLVLSLMSGLSCCSFSWTVTYFDSFEPGMFPPTPLSPARFKRMTGHSFHMGYSMAILNGIVAALALVWCLL; this is translated from the exons ATGGGCTCCCGCGAGCCGAGATCGGGGGCGTGGCTACGGAAACCCAAGAGGTCCCTCAGCCGAACTGGAAGGGCGGGGCGGAGGGAGCGAGACAGCGAAGGCGTTTGGCTCGGGCGCCGCTCGCTTCCTCGCTCTGTCCCTTTAAGAGGCCATGAGCAGTTTAATCCGTTGAGCGAGCGAGGCAGTGGGGGTGGCAGGTGCGAGAGAGAAGACATACAGACAGAAGAGGGCGGGGTTCTCGATGCGTTCTTCCGGCGTGGGCAATTCCTCGGCCCCACCCCTTTCGCGAGACAGATACACTTCCGGTTTGGAGGCAGTCgcgtggggggcggggaggggactTTCCAAGCCACTCTGACTGGGCGACGCCGCGGCCGCTTCGCGCGCGAGAATTTCGAAAGCGCCGTTGCCATGGCAGTGCACTACCGGAACACCGAGGTCCGTTACGGCCGCGCGGGGCCCTCCGGCACTCCGTGGCCGCCAGAGCGAGGGGAGGTGGCGCGGAACCTCCAGgcggagctggaggaggaggaggaaggcggcggcggcggcaaaggAGAGTTGCTGGGCGGCCTCGGGAGAAGTTCCGTGTCCCGGGCTACCCTGGCCCCGCTGCCGGACGGGGCGGCTCGCCGGTGGCCGAGCAGGGCGTTCTCCGTGCTGTGCTGCCTCCTGGCCGTGTCCTTGCTGGCTTTCCTGCTGGCCATCGCTTGCCTGGTGCTGAGAG ATTTACGATCTGAAAAAGGAAAGACTGATGAGAATATAGAAACAAGCATTTTAG GATTTTGGAGTCTGCTTGTTCTATCCTTGATGAGTGGCCTTTCATGTTGCAGTTTTTCTTGGACAGTGACCTATTTTGATTCTTTTGAACCAGGAATGTTTCCTCCTACTCCACTCTCACCTGCACGATTCAA GCGAATGACCGGGCACTCCTTTCACATGGGCTATAGTATGGCTATACTGAATGGAATAGTGGCAGCTCTTGCCCTAGTATGGTGTCTCCTTTAG